The sequence below is a genomic window from Pelmatolapia mariae isolate MD_Pm_ZW linkage group LG9, Pm_UMD_F_2, whole genome shotgun sequence.
AATCAgttccctttttctttctgcctAATGGCAACCTAATATTTTGCAGAATCGGGGGAAGAAAGTACTTCCTTCTCAACATCAGCTTGTTTTGTTACACGCTTAATCACCTTATTTGCTCATGAGCTCCTAAAATAGTTACATTTATCAGACATTCAGCATAAAATCACAGCTAACGTGAAATGAAGGGTGTTTTTTCCATGGTTAATCCAACTAAACAGACTCTATCACTGTCATttccagaaaataaaacaaaaaaaggtctCGTGTGCCTCCTGATTCTTCTCATAAATGACCCACTGAAGCGAGTGAGcgaaaaaacacagaacaaaacCACGAGTTCAAACTTGTGCCAACATTCCTCAGGCCTCATcacgaaaacaaaaacaacaagtagCAAATGACCCTCTGGTCAGCCGAGTCCAGACTGGCTCTGTGTCTCACCACGACTGTGAAAAACAACAGCTCTTAATCTGCTTTCACGCTTTCAGTGAGTCAAACTGAGGCAGTGACGGGGACTGGTACTTTACAGACAGAATGAGGTGAGGCTTCTGGGCAGAAGCTTAATGAAGACATCAAAGCTGACTTGCTGGGATAATTATGAAGGAAGGGGGGCGTCCAATGCTCTTTGCACAATTTGAAACCATTTGACAATGTTATCTGCTGCCGCGCCTCAGCAGAATAATTGCAAATAAAGCATGTGTGGCGCACGGGAAGCTTTTGAAGTCAGCTCTTTagacacagagcaggggctgataACGATAAACGCGGAGGGATATTTTGCGCAAATGCGACATACCGAAAACTTTTCAAACCATCGACACAGAATCGCCACTTTATTCTCCAACTTTCAACACAGCCAATTAGAAAAACCTTTTGGATCAAGAGAGTCATGTGACTGGTTTCCACTGAAACTTGAAGTTTGGTAGCTCTTTAAAGGAacagttcattttaaaagtgTCAGCATCCAACCTCATCACTGCTTACACTGTATGCTGTTTTACACATGAAAGACAATAAAACTCCAAATATGCAAAtgctcctttttaaaaaaaaaatacaaccctTAATTCTGAAATCTGCTAAATTTAGTAAATAAGCGAGAAAACCTAGCTATCTGACTCCAGAATATATACAATGGACTCTACAGACTTAGCTATAGCCCCTAAATATGATGATCACAGGACAGTAAACGGTGGTTTCTTGCAGTGAGTATTGGCTTGTTTCAACTGGTAATATTCCAATAAAGCCAGGTAAGTGTTACCTCATGTCTGAGCTGACATGAAATCAGcactttacacaaacatcaatATATCAGTCTGAACCTTCAGTTAAATGATGACAGTGTGATCAAGACTTGCAGACTTTACCATGGCTAGTTGGCGTCCTATGTTACCCACAGTAACACCGCCGGAGAAGAATATGCACGGGAGCCAGGAGCGTACATACAGGAAGTCTGGAGATGTGTACcttaagagaaaaagagaaaagaagtcacactttagaaaaaaataaaagttaagaAAGCCATCCCAAGCACAAGTATGAGTTGCAGTTATTACCAATAATTACCTCCCCTCACCCCTTACCTCCTGTTTCTATTTTGTAAAATCAGGATGATCTGCAGCTGTGTTTTGCCCTCTCTGCTGTACATTTTTAGTTATTATTGTATTGGCTAACACTTTACTGACTTCACTCCATATCCTCATACCAAAGCTGGGTTTACTTTCACAGCTGGATAACCAACACCCACACCAAACACTGTAATTTTAGTTGTGGGTGTAATAAGGAATAAAAGAATAGTGATGACAAATCACTGCATCAGTTTTGTTTCCTCAGAAAAAGATACTCAAGAATGTTTTTGTTCCACCTTTAAAGGCTTTCCTTGAACACCCTGTTGTTGCTGATAGAGAACTTACTGGTAGACTCCATTGTAGAccagcagctgtgtgatcaCAGTAGCTAAAAAGGCAGTGGTGATGCCCAGTCCGAAGCCGCTCCTGGACCGGTCGAATGTCCACCACAGACCCAGGGACAAGGCCGCTAGCGTTAAGGAGAGCTGCACGTTGTTGTCGAAGTCTAGTTTCTGTGTTCCGGGAAGTTAAGGACAAAAATCAAACAGCACGAGGATAACATATGATTATTTCTTACGCAAATATTTGGCCACCATCAAGTTGCACCACCTCTTTTTGCAAAAGGATAAAGCAGATTACTGAGCTGATGCAGACAGCAGCCAAACTTGAGTTAATTACTGCTGTACTTTTCCACTCTACTGTAACAAACAAAGTATCACAAAGTAGCAAAAGTGCATTTGAGAGGTGTACAGGACATGGTGAAAGGATACAACACTGGCGTGGTTGATACCGACGAACACAGCGATACACCTCATGACGCTCGCCCACTCCCTCTTGAACTTGTGCGGCTCTCCCAAGTGGCTGTCGAGACAGGGATACAGCAGGCCGataacagctgcaaaaaaaacaaaaaaagggaacaaaCAGTCTTGAATTGTGCCAGATAAGCAGAACttctgtgaaataaaaataggGCAAACTGTGTCATGGAGACAGACTGCTGAAGGTGCATTTCCACAGTTAGCGACACACCTGCTGTACATGCACTTCAAAAACCCGCATGAGGAATATGCATAAACATTAGCTTTAATTTTAAAGTtgtcttttactttttaagTTTGTGACTTTTTAATCTAACTCCCTACATACTGTCATTAAAAGTCCAAGAATTTGTGAAGGAAACTATGTAACCACACTATTAGAGTGTAAAAAGTGGACACAGTGGATATCTTACAAGAAGAAGTGGAGGAGTTACAGGAATTAGTACCTGGATCACGAGAAAATGAATACGAAACCATTTTGACATTCGATTcgtcacttaaaaaaacaaaactgctcaCAGAAAGCACCAGATGCTCTTTAATACCAGCCTCTTAAGTCAGAGGATTTACTTTACCCCTCTAGCTTTTGTTAGTATATTTTTCACCTTTTATCTGAGAAAATACCTAATATACTCCTCAATACAATACTCCTCATTGACAATCTTTAGCTGCAATCCTACTAGATGAGGCTGAATCAATTGTCCTGGTGAACTGATAGTTGACAGAAATTGGATCTGTGGCAGTTGCTTGTTGTGGAAACTGAAATATCATCTGTTTCTTGGACTATTTATCAAGCATAAGATGACATTTAATGACATCACCTTCAGGTGTGGGAAAGTAAAGAACAGTTTTCTTCATCTGTTGCATGACACTGGGGATTTAAAACGGGAAGCCTGGTGCAAAGCCATAAGCCTACATTTCTTATTTCTCAGATTGTTTCTGTCCTGCAGCATGCAATGAcgagaggagggggaggagcccaGCATTTACGCGCTTCTTTCTTTCCCTCACTTCCCTGTTTCTGGCCTTAAATGTACCTCCCCTCTCAGCTCACCCGTTATGACACCATCCAATGAGCTCGCAGCTCGCCTCGTGTCCGGCTGCTGCGACCAATCAGAGCGCAAGAAAAAGCAACATCCGTTCcaagccatttttttttctttttgataacaGCCAGGCTTAATGATGCCATCAAAACTGAGTCATAAttaatatgaaacaaaaacaaaactgaatggTGATTCACTGTCATCTGATCATACAAATGCTCCTGACAGTGGTGATGAGAAAAGGGGTGTGCTTCTGCTGTATACGGTTTCAATTTCTGCTGCTTATTATGGCAAAATCCAGCTCACAAAGGGGGAGTTCCTGACAATAAGAGCCCATTTTATATACACAAGCGGTAAAACACACCacatattatttaaaatgtcattttctcTTTATAAGGGAAGGCTGTTGTGCTCTAACTCCTCCCCTCTCTGCATTCCTTTGTCCCCAAATTAGCCGCAAACTACTGATCACCCGGGTAAAACTACCTTGCAGGGTCGTTTATAAAGCACCAAGTAAGCTTTataaaatcagccttttatTCACTCACCGGCTCCTGTACCGCAGCAAGGTGGGATCCACCATGCAGACGAAAACAAAGTTGTCATCACCTCCTCGGGGAAGAGGGTAACATTTCTTTGTATCTGGAGCAAGTTGAGCACCAGGGCCAGGAACACTCCGACCGTGAAGAGGACGACACCCCGGCGGATCAGGTTGGCCGTCCGGACGTCCTGCAGGGAGATGTAGGCACTGCTGAGCACCGATGTGATGATTGACATCATCTCTTCAGCTCTGGATGCCAACCAGTTTGCGCCAGATGATGGGTGCTTAGTTTCGGTCTTTGATGAAGTGGAGCAGCTCCAACAATGCTCCTCCAGCCTGGGCATTTGGCACTTTAAAGCTAAAGATGGAAACGCGACAGTCAACACACGAGTTCCATTGTTTTCACGTTGAAAGAAAAAATcgaagaaaatgttttaaaattgttCCGGCTGCTTACCTTGATCTCCAGACGTCTTCAGAGTCAGCTCCAAGCAGAATCCTCTTCTCCTGTTCATTCGCGCCTCGGCAAGCAGATTTAAGCCAGGATCCCCCCTCCTCGTTTTCCTGCTCTTTTACAACAAGAGAACTGCAGTCACGTTGTTTGTTCACATCATCGTCAGCAAACACAcgcagagcgagagagagaaaacacacagggATCCTCCATTCCACCGCACAGACCTCATACCACGGACGAGAGCTTCCTCTGCagaaaacaatcacagctgTGTCGGGTGAGAAtcggcagccaatcagagcgcgGCGGCTGATATGACGTGACGCCACCCCACCGCCCACTTCGTTCGGGACAGACGCACAAACAGGGAGGCTGGAGAGCAGAAGTGAAAGTGGAAACGCCAAACAGcggctctttaaaaaaaagcctttattcTCTCTATGATAGTTTACAAGAAAGTATAAAAGAAATCTACGAGACAGAGGAGGCGGTTAAAACATATGGAATAAAAGTAGTAACTATGACTAAACTACCACAGTACCACAGCTGTAGCTTTAGCTTTATATTCAACT
It includes:
- the insig1 gene encoding insulin-induced gene 1 protein, translated to MNRRRGFCLELTLKTSGDQALKCQMPRLEEHCWSCSTSSKTETKHPSSGANWLASRAEEMMSIITSVLSSAYISLQDVRTANLIRRGVVLFTVGVFLALVLNLLQIQRNVTLFPEEVMTTLFSSAWWIPPCCGTGAAVIGLLYPCLDSHLGEPHKFKREWASVMRCIAVFVGINHASVKLDFDNNVQLSLTLAALSLGLWWTFDRSRSGFGLGITTAFLATVITQLLVYNGVYQYTSPDFLYVRSWLPCIFFSGGVTVGNIGRQLAMGGVEKPHMD